The following coding sequences are from one Ornithodoros turicata isolate Travis chromosome 1, ASM3712646v1, whole genome shotgun sequence window:
- the LOC135381354 gene encoding uncharacterized protein LOC135381354 has translation MAHGDRNRWREFLPFALLGIRAALKLDLGCSSAEIVYGAPLRLPADLFTPMEPSSTTPPEYARHLQRLFADLRATPTRAVSTFPSYVSPDLSSATHIFLRTDSIRRSLQPPAAVCSFFWPASGPQKTFTINLNGHPEVVSIDRIKPAFVEAISPISCHLHDVAAPPSAALAPSKTVTWADRSQTHPFGPRRPFFPLTIRHLPPILKHPR, from the coding sequence ATGGCCCACGGCGATCGCAATCGCTGGAGAGAGTTCCTTCCTTTCGCCCTTCTGGGAATCCGGGCCGCCCTCAAACTCGACCTCGGCTGCTCGTCGGCCGAGATTGTCTATGGAGCGCCCCTCCGACTGCCCGCAGACCTCTTCACCCCAATGGAACCCTCCAGCACGACCCCTCCAGAATACGCACGGCACCTTCAGAGGCTTTTCGCCGACTTACGAGCAACTCCAACACGAGCCGTTTCCACTTTTCCTTCCTATGTTTCCCCCGACTTGTCAAGTGCCACGCACATCTTCCTCCGCACGGACTCGATCCGCCGGTCCCTCCAACCTCCTGCCGCTGTGTGTTCCTTTTTCTGGCCCGCATCAGGTCCTCAAAAGACCTTCACCATCAACTTGAACGGCCACCCTGAGGTCGTTTCGATCGACCGGATTAAGCCGGCGTTCGTAGAGGCGATCTCTCCCATTTCCTGTCACCTGCATGATGTCGCCGCACCGCCTTCAGCTGCACTAGCGCCTTCGAAGACCGTTACCTGGGCTGACCGTTCGCAAACTCATCCCTTCGGTCCTCGTCGACCCTTTTTTCCCCTCACTATTCGCCACCTGCCTCCCATCCTCAAGCACCCTCGGTGA